One window of Dyadobacter sandarakinus genomic DNA carries:
- a CDS encoding glycosyltransferase family 2 protein, with protein MTNYSPKYSIIVPHKNSYHLLHQLLGSIPQMEGIELIIVDDNSNEEHLTALQNHVFGRPVKVLFNNKPEGPGKARNMGLDVAAGKWIIFADADDYFPPDIESILLAHADDPEDVVYFGTMSVYANTHQPAHRHLRYKKMVEDAAANPALEDALRFGFSPPWGKMIKRCIIERHGIRFGESWGAEDIIFALQLGHHAGKVKAVPAVLYFITVTDGNQSATFSRQMFDCKLEGTLKGNRYLRSIGKSRHQHSVLYFLGRSYKFGFRYMLDVILRLLRHRSNVLIGMEKVLTYKAVLHLRENPGLLKG; from the coding sequence ATGACTAACTACTCACCGAAGTACTCGATCATTGTACCTCACAAAAATTCCTATCACCTTTTGCACCAGCTGCTCGGATCGATCCCGCAAATGGAGGGGATCGAACTTATCATCGTGGATGACAACAGTAACGAGGAGCACCTGACGGCGCTGCAGAATCACGTTTTCGGTCGTCCGGTAAAAGTTTTATTCAACAACAAACCCGAAGGACCGGGCAAGGCCAGGAACATGGGCCTGGACGTGGCTGCCGGAAAGTGGATCATCTTTGCGGATGCCGACGATTACTTTCCGCCCGACATTGAAAGTATCCTGCTCGCCCATGCCGACGATCCTGAGGACGTGGTGTATTTCGGGACGATGAGCGTGTATGCCAATACGCACCAGCCAGCCCACCGCCACCTGCGGTACAAGAAAATGGTGGAGGATGCTGCCGCAAATCCCGCCCTGGAAGATGCACTGCGGTTCGGATTTTCGCCCCCCTGGGGCAAGATGATCAAGCGATGTATCATTGAGCGGCACGGTATCCGTTTTGGGGAGTCGTGGGGAGCGGAGGATATTATTTTTGCATTGCAGCTCGGTCACCACGCGGGAAAAGTGAAGGCTGTGCCAGCGGTTTTGTATTTCATCACCGTAACAGACGGCAACCAGAGTGCCACTTTCAGCCGGCAGATGTTTGACTGCAAGCTGGAAGGGACGCTCAAAGGAAACCGCTACCTGAGGTCGATCGGCAAGAGCCGTCACCAGCATTCGGTGCTTTACTTTCTCGGGCGTTCGTACAAGTTCGGGTTTCGGTACATGCTCGACGTGATCCTGCGCCTGCTCCGCCACCGGTCCAATGTGCTGATCGGGATGGAGAAGGTTTTGACTTACAAAGCCGTATTGCACCTGCGTGAAAATCCCGGACTACTGAAAGGGTGA
- a CDS encoding DUF7678 domain-containing protein: MQISRLRQLSDFDGIDPAEHAKRAIDTYLKSQQPAPPPDHDKIQAQVSGSTDDPNISGAFWVSGIVNQYEFSGLILRHTSKTAMERGRISKLSIWDPAVREATNNFIGSCIVNYDRGWDIRPSLSAEPIFLKVKSLIESYIAR, encoded by the coding sequence ATGCAGATTTCCCGTCTGCGACAGCTCAGTGATTTCGACGGCATCGATCCGGCTGAGCATGCCAAAAGAGCCATTGATACGTACCTGAAAAGCCAGCAGCCGGCTCCCCCACCCGATCACGACAAGATCCAGGCACAGGTCAGCGGCAGCACCGATGATCCCAACATCAGCGGCGCTTTCTGGGTTTCGGGAATCGTGAATCAATATGAATTTTCAGGACTCATCCTGCGTCACACCTCCAAGACCGCCATGGAGCGCGGCCGTATTTCGAAGCTGTCTATCTGGGACCCGGCCGTGCGCGAAGCTACCAACAACTTTATCGGTTCGTGCATTGTTAACTACGACCGCGGCTGGGACATCCGGCCCAGCCTGAGCGCGGAGCCGATCTTCCTTAAAGTGAAATCACTGATCGAGAGCTATATAGCCCGGTAG
- a CDS encoding YceI family protein, which produces MSQVTWNVDPLHSEVLFKVKHLVISTVTGSFKSFTGKAVSDGDELEDAVIDFTVDVNSVDTGQPGRDEHLKAADFFEAEKYPQFHFVSTSFKKKKGDVYALLGNLTIKGNTKPVALEAEYGGTEKDLYGNTKVGFEVTGSIDRKEFGVTTNSFTETGGLALGENIKIIANIQLARA; this is translated from the coding sequence ATGTCACAAGTTACCTGGAACGTGGACCCGCTCCACTCCGAAGTACTCTTCAAAGTAAAACACCTGGTTATATCCACCGTCACAGGATCTTTCAAATCATTTACCGGTAAGGCGGTGAGCGATGGCGACGAGCTTGAAGATGCAGTGATTGATTTTACCGTCGATGTTAACAGCGTGGATACCGGTCAGCCCGGACGCGACGAGCATTTGAAGGCTGCCGATTTTTTCGAAGCAGAAAAGTACCCGCAGTTTCACTTTGTCTCGACCTCCTTCAAAAAGAAAAAAGGGGATGTGTATGCACTCCTGGGTAACCTCACGATCAAGGGAAATACAAAACCCGTAGCGCTGGAAGCAGAGTATGGAGGCACCGAGAAAGACCTGTATGGCAATACAAAGGTGGGATTTGAGGTGACTGGCAGCATTGACCGGAAGGAATTTGGTGTGACGACCAACTCTTTCACCGAGACCGGCGGACTTGCCCTGGGGGAAAATATCAAGATTATTGCCAACATTCAGCTTGCCAGAGCATAG
- a CDS encoding FtsX-like permease family protein has translation MLQNYLRVAARNLRLYLSNTILNMLGLGLGIAGAMLIFLFLRYHISTDRHQPAADQLYRVVLDLHLDEGMEHEPGSAYAMASALSKDYSGVEKAGFVRRLPVVTLSSGSGVATRRFMEKENVAYADAGYMELFAFRWLGHHAAASMEEPFTVVVSRKLAMKHFGTVEVAGRILRLDNAHDLKITGVLADESRPTDFAFDAYISLPTLKITEPTTWTTDFSWISSRNFTFVKLRPGTAPGIVERLIARNGKKYYGEHADKYYHHHLQPLSDIHFNENYGGKIRRSMLWILGGVGGFLLVIAGINFINMATAQAAGRSREIGVRKVLGSTRQQLFWQFMVETALLTCLAGLLALLIILPLPAVLNSWTQTNAFLLSRLPKPDVMLFGLAILAMVVLLAGFYPAVIVSGFNPVAALKGRLSFGRPGGFGLRRSLVVVQLIIAQTMITGTVILVMQLQFFRNADLGFDQKAVIKVTLPVQGTGKRESFKNDILQYPEVRSAAFQYDAPTSDMGFGGSVRFDNRADWEKFVVRIRFADADYLKTYQIPLLAGRSFSDRDSVREFIVNEEFMKKLGIRDPAYLLGRSVEDGFSGNKSRIVGVVKSFHLKSLQEGIEPCIIYAQPEQYREIAVRLNPGNISTALSHLRNAWQASYPDEVFNYEFADQKIASFYAKEAQLTSLIRAFAWVAIAICCLGLYGMVSFMVTQKTREIGVRKVLGAGVDSILVLFGKEFMLMILIAFAVSAPLTWLAMNSWLSHFAYRIHLNVWLAVSGGLLIIPVTALTIGYKAVSAALMNPVKSLSNG, from the coding sequence ATGTTACAGAATTACCTGCGCGTTGCCGCCCGCAACCTCCGGCTTTACCTTTCCAATACGATCCTTAACATGCTCGGCCTTGGCCTTGGCATAGCCGGGGCGATGCTGATTTTTCTCTTTTTAAGGTATCACATCAGTACCGACAGGCACCAGCCCGCCGCCGACCAGCTGTACCGCGTAGTACTGGACCTTCACCTGGACGAAGGCATGGAGCACGAACCCGGTTCTGCGTATGCAATGGCCAGCGCCCTATCCAAAGACTATTCGGGTGTGGAGAAGGCAGGATTTGTCCGCAGGCTGCCGGTAGTCACCCTGTCGTCCGGAAGCGGCGTAGCCACAAGGCGGTTTATGGAAAAGGAAAATGTTGCCTATGCCGATGCCGGCTACATGGAATTATTTGCGTTCCGATGGCTGGGCCACCATGCGGCGGCTTCTATGGAGGAACCCTTTACCGTCGTGGTCAGCCGTAAGCTGGCGATGAAACACTTCGGCACTGTAGAGGTAGCGGGGCGCATACTGCGCCTGGACAATGCCCACGACCTGAAAATTACGGGCGTGCTGGCCGACGAATCCAGACCTACCGACTTTGCATTTGATGCGTATATTTCGCTTCCTACCCTCAAAATTACAGAGCCCACCACCTGGACCACCGACTTCTCATGGATCAGCAGCCGTAATTTTACGTTTGTAAAACTAAGGCCCGGCACCGCGCCCGGCATCGTAGAGCGGCTGATTGCCCGCAATGGTAAAAAGTATTATGGCGAGCATGCCGATAAATATTACCACCACCACCTTCAGCCTTTATCCGATATCCATTTCAACGAAAACTACGGCGGCAAAATCCGGCGATCCATGTTGTGGATACTGGGGGGCGTAGGTGGATTCCTGCTGGTGATCGCGGGTATAAACTTTATCAACATGGCCACCGCGCAGGCTGCCGGACGATCCCGCGAAATTGGCGTGAGAAAGGTGCTGGGCAGTACAAGGCAGCAGCTCTTCTGGCAGTTTATGGTCGAAACCGCCTTGCTGACCTGCCTCGCAGGACTGCTTGCGCTCCTGATCATACTGCCCCTACCGGCCGTGCTCAATAGCTGGACTCAGACGAATGCTTTCCTGCTCAGCAGGCTTCCGAAGCCGGACGTAATGCTTTTTGGCCTGGCAATCCTGGCCATGGTCGTATTGCTTGCGGGGTTTTATCCGGCAGTGATTGTATCGGGTTTCAACCCCGTAGCGGCATTGAAAGGCAGGCTGAGCTTCGGCCGGCCTGGTGGCTTCGGGCTGCGGCGCTCCCTGGTGGTTGTTCAGCTGATCATCGCCCAAACCATGATTACAGGTACGGTGATCCTGGTGATGCAGTTGCAGTTTTTCAGGAATGCAGACCTGGGTTTTGATCAGAAAGCCGTGATCAAAGTCACGCTGCCTGTGCAGGGTACGGGCAAGCGGGAGTCGTTCAAAAATGATATTCTGCAATATCCCGAAGTGAGATCTGCTGCCTTTCAGTACGATGCCCCTACTTCCGATATGGGTTTCGGCGGCTCGGTGCGGTTTGACAACCGGGCAGACTGGGAAAAGTTTGTGGTCCGCATACGGTTCGCGGACGCCGACTACCTGAAAACCTACCAGATACCGCTGCTCGCCGGCCGCAGTTTTTCCGACAGGGATTCAGTCAGAGAATTTATTGTAAATGAAGAGTTTATGAAAAAGCTGGGCATTCGTGATCCCGCGTACCTGCTCGGCAGGTCGGTGGAGGATGGCTTCTCGGGTAATAAGAGCCGGATTGTGGGCGTGGTAAAAAGCTTTCACCTGAAATCTCTGCAGGAAGGCATTGAACCCTGCATCATTTACGCACAGCCCGAACAGTACCGCGAAATAGCTGTCAGGCTGAACCCGGGCAACATCTCCACGGCCCTCTCCCACCTGCGCAATGCCTGGCAGGCAAGCTATCCTGATGAAGTGTTCAATTACGAGTTTGCAGACCAGAAAATTGCGTCTTTTTATGCAAAAGAAGCACAACTCACCAGCCTGATCCGCGCATTTGCATGGGTAGCCATCGCGATCTGCTGCCTGGGGCTGTACGGTATGGTATCGTTTATGGTGACACAAAAAACCAGAGAGATAGGTGTACGGAAAGTGCTTGGCGCAGGCGTGGACAGCATTCTTGTACTTTTCGGAAAAGAATTCATGCTGATGATCCTGATTGCATTTGCAGTTTCGGCCCCGCTGACGTGGCTGGCAATGAACAGCTGGCTCAGCCACTTTGCTTACCGGATACACCTGAATGTCTGGCTGGCCGTATCCGGCGGGCTGCTGATCATACCCGTCACGGCGCTTACAATCGGCTACAAAGCCGTATCGGCAGCACTGATGAACCCGGTAAAAAGCCTTTCCAACGGGTAG
- a CDS encoding alpha/beta hydrolase, translating into MKKQLLTVLLLAAATLTASAQAMQGSVERIKLHGKSLEGNLEGDSPDRDVSIYLPPGYKKDTQRRFPVVYFLHGFTDNDAQWYGVVKHWINLPQVVDKVFASGQVQEMIIVTPNAYTKTGGSFYSSSVTTGNWEEFVARELVAYMDQHYRTLPNAASRGLAGHSMGGYGTIRIGEKHPEIFSSLYLLSPCCMAPGANRAATPEAVAKIEAVKSLADIEKADFFTKAAFASAAAWSPNPNKAPFYADFPIGTEQPSVQAKWSANATLTTIDQYITNLRQLKGIAFDAGDKDQPIASTIKTLDQILTDYKIPHTYEEYEGDHLNRVGERIEQKMLPFFSKNLTGEKR; encoded by the coding sequence ATGAAAAAACAACTGCTTACCGTATTGCTGCTGGCAGCTGCAACCCTCACTGCCTCTGCCCAGGCAATGCAAGGTTCCGTGGAGCGCATTAAATTGCATGGAAAAAGTCTTGAAGGCAACCTGGAAGGCGACTCTCCTGACCGGGATGTGTCGATATACCTGCCGCCGGGCTACAAAAAAGACACCCAGCGACGCTTTCCCGTGGTATACTTCCTGCACGGATTTACAGACAATGATGCGCAATGGTACGGAGTGGTTAAACACTGGATCAACCTGCCGCAGGTGGTAGACAAGGTTTTTGCCTCGGGTCAGGTGCAGGAAATGATCATTGTGACCCCGAATGCATACACCAAAACCGGGGGCAGCTTTTATTCCAGCTCGGTGACGACGGGCAACTGGGAGGAGTTTGTGGCCCGGGAACTTGTTGCTTATATGGACCAGCATTACCGTACGCTGCCCAATGCAGCCAGCCGCGGACTGGCAGGTCATTCGATGGGCGGATATGGCACCATCAGGATCGGTGAGAAGCATCCTGAAATCTTTTCGAGCCTGTACCTGCTGAGCCCGTGCTGCATGGCACCCGGCGCCAACCGGGCGGCTACGCCCGAAGCGGTTGCCAAAATAGAGGCAGTAAAAAGTCTTGCGGATATCGAGAAAGCTGACTTTTTTACAAAAGCGGCATTTGCATCGGCAGCAGCCTGGTCACCCAACCCGAACAAAGCCCCTTTTTACGCCGACTTCCCGATTGGCACGGAACAACCATCGGTCCAGGCAAAGTGGTCGGCCAATGCTACCCTGACGACGATCGATCAGTACATCACCAATCTCAGGCAGCTGAAAGGCATTGCATTTGATGCCGGGGACAAAGATCAGCCCATCGCCTCAACGATCAAGACGCTTGACCAGATACTCACCGATTACAAGATCCCGCATACGTATGAAGAGTATGAAGGTGACCACCTGAACCGTGTGGGCGAACGCATTGAACAAAAAATGCTGCCATTTTTTTCCAAAAACCTGACCGGCGAAAAGCGTTGA
- a CDS encoding TetR/AcrR family transcriptional regulator: MNKGTSKAGRTRDFIIEKTADIFNRQGFAGTSLSDLTKATGLTKGSIYGNFENKEEVALAVFEYNRVRIYKYIQDEMAGAATFHDKLMVYGKVYRRVIEATGNMGGCPILNTAIEADDTNPLLKQGAAKAVISWQQALISIINSGMGAGEFRQDTAAADLAISIIALIEGAVMIAKVTDDLSRMDQVLGTVERLIAGIRA; encoded by the coding sequence ATGAACAAGGGAACAAGCAAGGCAGGACGCACGCGGGATTTTATCATTGAAAAAACAGCCGACATTTTCAACAGGCAAGGATTTGCCGGCACTTCCCTCTCAGATCTGACAAAAGCCACCGGCCTCACCAAAGGCAGCATTTACGGCAACTTTGAGAATAAGGAAGAAGTGGCGCTGGCAGTATTCGAGTACAACCGGGTGCGCATTTACAAGTATATACAGGATGAAATGGCAGGGGCCGCCACCTTCCACGACAAGCTGATGGTGTACGGAAAGGTTTACCGACGTGTGATCGAAGCAACAGGAAACATGGGCGGCTGTCCCATCCTCAATACCGCTATCGAGGCCGACGACACCAATCCCCTGCTCAAACAAGGAGCTGCAAAGGCTGTGATATCCTGGCAGCAGGCGCTCATAAGCATCATCAACAGTGGCATGGGAGCAGGAGAATTCAGGCAGGATACCGCTGCCGCAGACCTCGCCATTTCCATCATCGCACTCATCGAAGGTGCCGTCATGATCGCGAAAGTTACCGATGATCTTTCCCGCATGGACCAGGTGCTGGGCACCGTCGAGCGGCTCATTGCAGGCATCCGTGCCTGA
- a CDS encoding ABC transporter permease, with protein sequence MFKNYFKIAIRNLMRNKGFSAINILGLSVGMGSALLILMWMYNEISYDRFHKNGDYLYSAWNRGVFDGKLQCWNSTPKILGPTMEEEYPEIADISRNYSRWFVTKAGNTRLSSEAMITDQAFLQMFDFPLVQGNAETALSQAGSIVVTQRMARKMFGTEDALNRVITIDKDNFKVAGVLRDLPTNTVFTFEYLLPWSYLKTIGDYDESWGNNSVRTYVQLKPGANAALFQEKIRDITIRHSGKTEDHEVFLHPISKWHLYSNFENGKVAGGRIAIVRLFGIIAAFILLIACINFMNLSTARSEKRAKEVGIRKTAGAGKGLLIGQFIGESVMIAAIAGTLALAGVALFLPAFAGLIGKTLALPYSSVQFWVAILLFIVFTGVVAGSYPAFFLSSFKPIAILKGTFKRTNAAVSPRKVLVVIQFSFAIILIVSTLIVVQQIRYAQNRDAGYDRGQVVYHWITGDLEKNYSQIRRELLSAGIATSVTKTASPLSFVNSDTWGVTWQGKNPAEKIDFERFSEDEGLVKTAGLKLIAGRDMDLTKFPSDSSAMILNEMAAKAMGFKDPIGQVVRDGDKTYHVIGVVKDFVIGSPYEYNKPMIIEGAQSYFNVIHIKLSATHATADDIKAVGAIFRRYNPDYPFEYHFVDEDYALKFEDTRRVATLTGLFAGLTIFISCLGLFGLAAYMAENRIKEIGVRKVLGASVMSIATLLSREFMILVGISIIIATPVAWYTMNLWLSDYSYHVGVQWWIFAVAGLLAIAVSLVTVSYQAIRAALLNPVKSLRSE encoded by the coding sequence ATGTTCAAAAACTATTTCAAGATCGCAATCCGCAACCTGATGCGGAATAAAGGATTTTCAGCCATCAACATCCTGGGGCTATCCGTGGGCATGGGCAGCGCGCTGCTGATCCTGATGTGGATGTACAATGAAATCAGTTACGACCGCTTTCACAAAAACGGCGACTACCTGTACAGTGCCTGGAACCGGGGTGTGTTTGACGGTAAACTGCAATGCTGGAACAGCACGCCCAAGATCCTGGGGCCTACCATGGAAGAGGAATATCCCGAAATCGCAGACATATCGCGCAACTACTCGCGCTGGTTTGTGACCAAGGCGGGAAATACCAGGCTCTCGTCCGAGGCCATGATCACAGACCAGGCATTTCTGCAGATGTTTGATTTTCCATTGGTACAGGGCAATGCGGAAACGGCACTGAGCCAGGCAGGATCCATTGTTGTGACCCAGCGCATGGCCCGCAAGATGTTCGGGACCGAGGATGCATTGAACCGCGTAATCACCATTGACAAGGATAATTTTAAAGTAGCAGGCGTCCTCAGAGACCTGCCTACAAACACGGTTTTTACATTTGAATACCTCCTGCCCTGGTCTTACCTGAAAACAATCGGGGACTATGATGAAAGCTGGGGCAACAATTCGGTGCGCACTTACGTGCAGCTCAAACCAGGTGCGAATGCTGCATTGTTTCAGGAAAAAATCAGGGACATTACCATCCGGCACTCGGGCAAAACCGAAGACCACGAGGTTTTTCTTCACCCGATCAGCAAGTGGCATTTGTATTCCAATTTCGAAAACGGGAAAGTAGCGGGCGGCAGGATCGCCATTGTGCGCCTCTTCGGGATCATTGCGGCATTTATACTCCTCATTGCGTGTATCAACTTCATGAACCTGAGCACAGCCCGGAGTGAAAAACGGGCTAAGGAAGTGGGTATCCGCAAGACGGCCGGAGCCGGGAAGGGTTTGCTCATCGGGCAGTTTATTGGCGAATCTGTGATGATTGCAGCCATCGCCGGAACGCTCGCGCTGGCAGGTGTGGCTTTGTTCCTCCCGGCCTTTGCCGGCCTGATCGGAAAAACACTGGCGCTCCCCTATTCAAGTGTCCAGTTCTGGGTCGCCATCTTGCTGTTCATAGTTTTCACGGGCGTGGTGGCCGGCAGTTATCCCGCATTTTTCCTGTCCTCATTCAAGCCCATTGCCATCCTGAAAGGCACTTTCAAGCGAACCAATGCGGCGGTAAGTCCGAGGAAAGTACTGGTGGTCATCCAGTTTAGTTTTGCCATCATCCTGATCGTTTCGACACTGATTGTGGTACAACAAATCCGCTACGCACAAAACCGCGATGCCGGCTACGATCGCGGGCAGGTGGTGTACCACTGGATCACAGGAGACCTTGAAAAGAATTACAGTCAGATCCGGCGTGAGCTCCTCAGCGCAGGCATTGCCACATCCGTCACCAAAACGGCTTCGCCCCTCAGCTTTGTGAACAGTGACACCTGGGGCGTTACGTGGCAGGGAAAAAACCCAGCGGAAAAGATCGACTTTGAGCGGTTCAGCGAGGATGAAGGACTGGTTAAAACGGCCGGACTGAAGTTGATTGCAGGGAGAGATATGGACCTTACCAAATTTCCTTCCGACTCCTCGGCTATGATCCTCAACGAAATGGCGGCCAAAGCCATGGGTTTCAAAGATCCCATCGGGCAGGTTGTCAGGGATGGTGACAAGACTTACCATGTTATCGGTGTTGTGAAGGATTTTGTAATTGGGTCACCTTACGAGTACAACAAACCCATGATCATCGAAGGGGCTCAAAGTTATTTTAATGTGATCCACATCAAGCTCAGCGCAACCCACGCCACCGCGGACGATATCAAGGCCGTCGGTGCAATTTTCCGTCGCTATAATCCCGACTATCCTTTTGAGTACCACTTTGTAGATGAGGATTATGCATTGAAATTTGAAGATACCCGGCGCGTGGCCACCCTCACGGGACTGTTTGCCGGACTCACAATCTTTATTTCATGCCTCGGGCTTTTCGGGCTGGCTGCCTATATGGCCGAAAACCGCATCAAGGAAATCGGGGTACGTAAAGTGCTGGGTGCTTCGGTAATGAGCATTGCCACGCTGCTCTCGCGGGAGTTTATGATCCTGGTGGGCATTTCCATTATCATCGCCACCCCTGTCGCGTGGTACACCATGAACCTGTGGCTCAGTGACTATTCCTATCATGTGGGGGTACAATGGTGGATTTTTGCAGTGGCGGGATTGCTGGCGATTGCAGTGTCGCTGGTGACGGTCAGTTACCAGGCGATCCGGGCGGCATTGCTGAACCCCGTAAAAAGCCTGCGAAGCGAGTAA